From the Phreatobacter oligotrophus genome, the window CGCCGGGCTGATCGACCGGCAGATGCGCCTTGTCGGGGCGAAGCGCCGTCGGCGCCCACGCCCGATCGAGGCGTGACGCCCCGGCCCGCTCAGCGCTCCATGGAGACCGGCGCGCCGGTGGCGGTGGCGCCGGAATAGCCGGAGCCCTGCGGGGACAGGCGCGCGGCGACGCGGCCGCCAGGCTGCAGCAGGACGATTTCCGAGCCGCGCTGCTCCCAGGCGTTGATGCGGGCCAGCGAGGGGGCGCGGCAGTTCTGCGGGCTGGCGCGATAGAACTCGAAGAGCGGCGTCGAGGTCAGCGTGATGCGGCAGCGATCGCCGGCATCCGAAACCGTCCAGGTGCCGGCGACGGTGGTCGCGGCCGGGGCGGCGCGCTCCTGACGGGGCATGGCCGAGACGACCGGCGGAGAGGCCGGCTGGCCGCCGCGCGGGGGCTCGGGCTGCATGATTTGCGGCTGGGCGCCGGGCTGGCTCGGCGCCAGCGCCTGGTCGATGGCAGGCGCGCCGACATCCGACCGGCCCGAGGCGGTCGGCGGCGCGATCTCCTGGCTCTCGATCGTGCCGGAACCGCCGGGCTGGCCACCGGGAATGATGTCGTCGGAGGGCGCCGGCTGGATCTGCGGCTGGACGGGCGCATCGGAGCGGCCGAAGCGGTCGGAGCCCGACGGCGCGGAGGCGCTGGAGAAGTCGCCGAAGCGGGACGAGGAGGTGCAGCCGGCGAGGGCAACGGCGCAAAGCAGCAGGGCAGCGGGGCGCAGGGCCATGGAAGGGGTCATCCGACTGGTGTCACGCGAGGCTGCGGGACCATCGCACCATGGGGCCGCGCGGCGGCATTTCCATGGCGGGGCCTCGTCCTCGCGACGATGTTCGGGTTCTGGTTAACCGATCGTTGAGGCTGATGCAGCCCTTTTCTGCCCGGAAATGCCAGAGGCGGCCACGGGGGGCCGCCTCGGTGTGGATCTCGGGAGATGTGGCAGGCCTCAGACCTGGCGCGCCACCATCATCTTCTTGATCTCGGCGATGGCCTTGGCAGGGTTCAGACCCTTCGGGCAGGCCTTCGAGCAGTTCATGATGGTGTGGCAGCGATAGAGGCGGAACGGATCCTCGAGATTGTCGAGGCGCTCGCCGGTGGCCTCGTCGCGGCTGTCGATCAGCCAGCGATAGGCTTGGAGCAGGATGGCGGGGCCGAGATAGCGGTCGCCGTTCCACCAGTAGCTGGGGCAGGAGGTCGAGCAGCAGGCGCAGAGGATGCACTCGTAGAGGCCGTCGAGCTTCTCGCGGTCCTCCTTCGACTGGCGCCACTCCTTCTCCGGCTGGGCCGTGGTGGTCTTCAGCCAGGGCTCGATCGAGGCGTGCTGCGCATAGAAGCGGGTGAGGTCGGGGACGAGGTCCTTGACCACCGGCATGTGCGGCAGCGGATAGATCTTCACCTGGCCGCCCTTCACCTCGTCCATGCCCTTGGTGCAGGCGAGCGTGTTTGTGCCGTCGATGTTCATGGCGCAGGAGCCGCAGATGCCCTCGCGGCAGGAGCGGCGGAAGGTCAGGGTCGGATCGACCTTGTTCTTGATCCAGATGAGGCCGTCGAGGACCATCGGGCCGCAATCGTCGCGATCGACATAGTAGGTGTCGATGCGCGGGTTGGCGCCGTCATCCGGGTTCCAGCGGTAGATGCGGAACTCGCTCAGCCGGTTGGAGCCGGCCGGTTTCGGCCAGGTCTTGCCCTCGGTGATCTTGGAGTTCTTCGGAAGCGTGAACTGGGCCATGGGAATCTGTCTACTTGTCGAGCTGGGCGAGCAAGGTCGGTCCTCCCATCGAACCTCCGGCCCGCCTTGTCAATCATCTCTTTCGTCGACCCGGCTCCCCGCCGGGCTCAGCCCCTGACCCACCAGACGACGCCGAGGCCGATGACCGCGGCGATGAGCCCCACCAGCCGCAGTTGCTGGTCGGGCGTCACCCGCATGGTTTCGAGGGCATCCCGTATACGCGAGGGAAAGGCCGCGAGGATCAGTCCCTCGATCACGAGGACGAGACCGACAGCGACGAAGAAGTCTTTCATGGCGCCCGCCCATGCGACGAGGCCGCCGTGACGGGGTCACGACGGCCTGGCCGCAGTCTTGCGATCAGTTGCGCGGCGCTTCGGGCGCCGGTTGGGGGCGCGCCCGATGGCCGGTGGCGTCACCGAAGTAGCGGAAGAACTCCGAATTCGGCGACAGGACGAGGCGGGTGTCACCCTGTTTGATGCTCTGCTCGTAGGCCTGCATGCTGCGATAGAACGAGAAGAAGTCCGGATCGCGGTTGTAGGCCTCGGCGAAGATCTTGTTGCGCTCGGCGTCGCCGCCACCGCGCACCTCTTCAGCCCGCCGGTTGGCCTCGGCGAGGATGCCGACGACCTCGCGGTCCGCGCGGGCGCGGATCGTCACGGCCGCCTGGTTACCGGTGGCGCGCAGGTCCGCGGCCTCCTGGCGACGCTCGGTCTGCATGCGGTTGAACACCGCCTCCTGGTTCACCTGGGGCAGGTCGACCCGGGTGAGGCGCAGGTCGACGATCTCGACGCCGAGCGTGCCGGCCTCGCGGTTCACCTCTTCCTGGATGCGGTTCATCAGCCGGTCGCGCTCGGTGCGGATGAGCTGCGACATGGTCGCGCCGGCGATGATGTTGCGCATCGACGAATTGACGAAGCTGGCGAGACGCGTGTTGGCGTTCGGCACCGTGCGCACCGTCTGGAAGAAGCGCAGCGGCTGGGTGATGCGGTAGCGGGCGAAGGCGTCGACGTCGAGGTTCTGACGGTCGGTGGAGAGGACCGTCTGGACCGGCAGATCGAGGTCGAGGATGCGCTTGTCGACCGTCACCACGTTCTCGATGAAGGGCACCTTGAAGTAGAGGCCCGGCTCGCTGATCGGCTGGCGGACGACCTGTCCGAAGCGCAGCACGATGGCGTGCTGGGTCATCTGGACGATGAAGAAGGAGTTGGCGAGCGCGAAGAGCGCCAGCGCGGCGACGATGCCGAAGCCGAGTTTCAGGGAAGAGTTCATCGCTGGGGCCTCGCGGCTTCGGGGGCCTGTCGGCGCAGGAGCTGATCGAGCGGCAGGAAGGGCTGGACGCCGTTGCCGCCGGACTGGTCGATGATGACCTTGTCGGTGCCGCCGAAGATGCGCTCCATGGTCTCAAGGAACATGCGCTCGCGCGTCACGTTCGGGGCGAGCTTGTACTGTTCGAGAACCTGGGTGAAGCGGCTCGCCTGACCGTTGGCCTCGGCGACGACGCGGTCGCGATAGGCCTCGGCCTCCTGGAGGATCTGGGAGGCGCGGCCGCGCGCCTCGGGAACCACCTGGTTGGCATAGGTGCGCGCCTCGTTCTGGACGCGGTTCTGGTCCTGCTGGGCCGCGTTCACGTCGAGGAAGGAGTTGCGCACCTGGGCCGGCGGCAGGGCCGAGACCAGCTGCACCACGCGGATGTTCACGCCCGAGCGGTAGTCATCCATGATCCGCTGCATGATCTGGCGGATCTCGCCGGCAATCGCTGCCTGGTCGGTGGTGAGGATGTTCTGGATGTTGCGACGGCCGACAGCCTCGCGCAGGGCGCTCTCGGCCACCGCCTTGACGGTGCCCTCGGGGTTCTGCAGCTGGAAGACGAAGTTGGCGACCTGCGCCGCGTTCACGTCCCACTGCACCTCGAGGTCGATGTCGACGATGTTCTCGTCGCCGGTGAGCATCAGGCTCTCTTCCAGCACCTCGCGATTGCCGCCGCGCGGGCCGCCGCCGGAGCGGTAGCCCACCTCGGTGCGGCGCACGTCGGTGACGGGAACCTTGATGACCAGGCCGAAGGGCGCCGGCGGGTTCCAGTTGAGGCCGGGCGCCGCATTGCCGATGTGACGGCCGAAGACGGTGTTCACGCCGACCTCGTTCTGGCTCACGGTGTAGAAGCCGGTGAGGCCGTAGATCAGCGCGCCGAGCACGGCGATGAAGGCGATGCCCTTGGCGCCGACATTGCCGCCGCCGCCGGGCAGGACATTCTTCAGCCGCTCCTGGCTGCGGCGGATCAGTTCCTCGAGATCCGGCGGCTGACCGCCACCGCCTCCGCTGCCGCCGCCCTGGGGACCCTGACCCCAGGGTCCGCGTGGGCCGCCACCGCCGTTACCGCCGCCGCCGCCCCAGGGGCCGCCGCTGCCTTGATTGTTCCAGGGCATGAAATGTCCTCGTTGGAAGGCACGGAGCCTGACGCCCCGGCACCGGAAGGCGCCGAAGTTCCGACCGGATATAGAAGAGCGACCCGCCGCTTTCAACGCAAAGCCGGCTTTTCCGGCCCTGCGACCAATGGCCGTGGTGAATGACGGTGGAGCTCGGCCCGTGTTGCGCCGCGACGTTGGGGATCGTGGCGGCCAAAAGCGATGCGGCGTTCAGCCGCTGGTGCGGCGATAATCGACCACGCGAAAGGCGTGGTCGTCGCCGGGACCGGCCGCCGTGCGGAAGAGCTCGGTCCCCATCCAAACGGCCGGATCGATGGCGGGAAAGAAGGCATCGGCCTCCGGCGAGGCCTCGACATGGGTGATGACCAGCCGGTCAGCGAGGGCCATGGACTGAGCGTAGATGTCGGCGCCGCCGAGCACAGCGATCCCGTCCGCGCCGCTGCGCAGCGCCTCGGCACGGGCGATGGCGAGGGCCTCTTCGAGCGACCCGGTTACCACGGCGCCCGGCAGGGTCAGTCCAGGCTGTCGCGAGGCGACGATGTTGAGGCGCCTCGGCAGCGGCTTGCCGCCGAAGCTCTCGAAGGTCTTGCGGCCCATGACGAGCGGCTTGCCAGCCGTGGTGGCGCGGAAATGCGCCATGTCGGACTTCAGCCGCCAGAGAAGGCGGTTGTCGCGGCCGATCGCGCCGTTCGCGGCGACGGCCGCGACGAGGACGATGGGGGTCTTGGCCGACGTGACCTGGCTCATGGGCGCTGGCTAGCATGGTTCGCGCCGGGGCGGAACGCGAAAGGGGCGCCGCTTGTGGCGACGCCCCTTGTCTTCAGGTGATGCGGGAGACCTCAGCCGTGGCTGTGGCCGTGGCTGCCGGCGGCCTGGCCGCGGGTCTTCCACAGCGAGAAGAGCACGCCGCCACCGATCAGGGCGAGGGTGACGCCCAGGGAGATGGCCGGGTCGAGCTTGCCGACCATCTGGTTCCAGAAGATCTTGGCGCCGATGAAGACCAGCACGATGGCCAGGGCATACTTCAGGTACTCGAAGCGGTGCACCATGGCGGCGAGCGCGAAGTAGAGGGCGCGCAGGCCGAGGATGGCCATGATGTTGGCGGTGAACACGATGTAGGTGTCCGTGGTGATGGCGAAGATCGCCGGCACCGAGTCGACCGCGAAGACGAGGTCGGCGAGGTTGATCACCACGAGGGCGAGGAACAGGGGCGTGGCGAAGCGCACCATCTTGCCCGTCGCCGGGTCCGGCTTGGTGACGAAGAAGTCCGCGCCGTGCAGTTCCTGGGTGATGCGCATGCGCTTCGACAGGAACTTGACGACCGGGTTCTGCGACACGTCCTGCTCGCTCTCGCCGACCATCAGCATCTTGATGCCGGTGATGATCAGGAAGGCGCCGAAGATGTAGAGCACCCACTCGTACTGCTGCACCAGGGCAGCGCCGAGGCCGATCATGATGCCGCGCAGCACGAGCACCGCGAGGATGCCCCAGAGCAGGGCGCGGTACTGGTACTTCGCGGGGATGGCGAAATAGCCGAAGATGATGGAGATGACGAAGACGTTGTCGATCGACAGCGCCTTCTCAAGCGCGTAGCCGGTGAAATATTCGATGCCGGACTGGGAGCCCATCGACCACCAGACCCAGGCGCCGAAGGCAACCGCGATGGCGATGTAGAAGGCCGAGAGCACGAGGCTCTCGCGCACCCCGAGCTCCTTGTCCTCCTTGTGGAGGACGCCGAGGTCGAAGACGAGAAGCGCGCCGACAATGGCGAGGAAGCCGAGCCAGAGCCAGGCCGGCTTGCCGATGAAATCGGCGGTCAGGAAGGAGAGGATCAGGTCCATGGTGAGCCCGTCATGTGAGGGCCCGGCGGGGGACCGGGCGATGGCGCGGACAATGACCTTGAACGCACATCGAAAAAAGCAGATTGTTCAAGCGATTTTCATCGGAAAATTCTGACGATCCGCAGGTCCACCGTGATCAATTACAAGCAGCTTCACTATTTCTGGCGGGTGGCGAAGGCCGGGAGCATCGCCCGGGCGGCGACGCAGTTGCACCTCGCGCCCCAGACGATCAGCGCCCAGATCAGTACGCTGGAGGACCAGCTGGGGGCGCAGCTGTTCAAGCGCGTCGGCCGCGGGCTGGAGCTCACCCCGGCGGGCGAGCTGACGCTGTCTTATGCCGACGAGATCTTCCAGATCGGCCGGGAGCTGGAGGCGAACCTGCGCAACCAGGCCGACGGCAAGGACATCCTGTTCCGCGTCGGTGTGGCGGATGTCGTGCCGAAATCCATCGCCTATCGGCTCCTCGCGCCTGGGCTGACGGCGGGCCGTGTCCGCATGGTCTGCCGCGAGGACAAGCTGGAGCGGCTCTTCGCCGAGATCGCCGTGCACCGGCTCGACCTCGTCATCGCCGACCGGCCGCTGCCGCCGGCGCTCGGCGTGAAGGGGCACAGTCATTCGCTCGGGCGGACGCGCATCGCCTTCTTCGCGGCGGCGGACCTCGCCGACCGCTACCGCGAGGGCTTTCCCCAGTCCCTCTCGGGCGCGCCCATGCTGATCGCGGGCGAGGGCTCGACCATGCAGATGGGCCTCACCCGCTGGTTCAGCGAACAGGGCATCGAGCCGCGCATCGTCGGCGAGTTCGAGGACTCCGCGCTGATGAAAGCCTTCGGTCAGGCGGGGATGGGGATCTTCCCGGCCCCCGCCGTCCTTGCGGACGAGATGGCGGGGCAGTTTTCGTCGAGCCTCCTGGGCGAGGTCGAGGGCATCACAGTCGAGTATTTCGCGATTTCCGTGGAGCGTAAGCTCAGCCACCCCGCCGTCGTCGCCATCAGCGAGGCCGCAAAGGCCGACCGGGGGCGATGAACCCGCTGATCACACTGCGACCGGCGCCCTTGATGACCGACATGATGGTCAACTCCACCTGTCTTTCATCGCGTAGAACCCGAACGCTGCCAGGAGAGTGCAGTTTATTCCAAAAAACATTGCCCCTTCGACACGACGGGTAATCGCTGCATACAATATCGCCATCAATTCAAGCGGGTATGTCAACCAAAAAAACCAACTAAAAAGAGCGATTCCCAGCAAATCAATCGCCGATACAGGTCTCTCAATCTGTAAAAAAAATGAAACACTCACAACGCCGAAATGAGTTATCATAAAATTTACAAGAAGCAAAAAAACAATCTTCCGATAGACGCCATTTTCTGTCTATCGATACGAACGGCGGCATATTGCACCAAAATGTACAGACCCATAAGTATGAGATGGGAAATTTTTTCGATTTCGCTCATAAATATATATGCCTAATACTATCATTTTCCGCTATAATCACCACGACACGATGATGGCATTTTTGGGATCAGTTGATGCCGCGACGCAACCAACATTCGTGGAGTGGCTCTAGTCGCGTTCGTGCTTCAGCCATTTGGCTGCCAAGACCGCTTCGGCATCGATCTCGAGCCGTTCTGCAAGCGCGAGGACAAAGCCGAGCACATCCGCGATCTCCGCAGAGAGCGCCGCTCGCGCTTCAGTGCTGTCCAGCCTGTGCCGCGACCGGCCGGTGGCAGCCAGATAGGCCTGGGTCAGCTCGCCCAGTTCCTCCTGCAGCTTGAAGACGATCCAGTCGTCTCCGGGCGGAATGCCAAAGGCCTGCTCGTACTGCCGGCTGATCCGCTCGAGCCTCTGTTGCAGCGAGGCGAGGCCGGTGCTCACACCGCGACCGGCGCCTTGATGGCAGGATGCGGGTCGTAGCCCACCAGCGTGAAGTCCTCGAAGGTGAAGCCGAAGAGATCGGTCACCGCCGGGTTCAGCTGCATGGTCGGGAGCGGGCGCAGGGGACGGGTCAGCTGCAGCTCGGCCTGCTCGATATGGTTCGCGTAGAGATGCGCGTCGCCCAGCGTGTGGACGAAGTCGCCGGGCTTCAGGCCCGTGACCTGCGCCAGCATCAGGGTCAGCAGGGCATAGGAGGCGATGTTGAAGGGCACGCCGAGGAAGATGTCGGCGGAGCGCTGGTAGAGCTGGCAGGAGAGCTTGCCGTCCGCGACGTAGAACTGGAAGAGGCAGTGGCACGGCGGCAGCGCCATGGCCTCGACATCCGCCGGGTTCCAGGCTGAGACGATGAGGCGGCGCGAATCCGGGTTCTTGCGCAGCATGGCGACGAGACCCGCGATCTGGTCGATGGTCCGCCCGTCAGGCGCTGCCCAGGACCGCCACTGCTTGCCGTAGACCGGCCCGAGATTGCCCTCGGCATCGGCCCATTCGTCCCAGATGCTGACGCCATTGGCCTTGAGATAGGCGATGTTCGTGTCGCCCTTCAGGAACCACAGCAGCTCGTGGATGATCGACTTCAGGTGCAGTTTCTTGGTGGTGACCATCGGAAAGCCTTCCGACAGGTCGAAGCGCATCTGGTGGCCGAAGACCGAGATCGTGCCGGTGCCGGTGCGGTCATCCTTGCGGACGCCGTGGCGCAGCACATGCTCCATCAGGTCGTGATACTGGCGCATCGGGGGCCTCCGGGACGCGAATCCGCGAAGGGGTCTTATACCGCGCTTCGCAAGGCTCTGGCAGCAGGCGGCAGGGCTTCCCCACAGGCGTCAGAGGAGCTTTGGCCAGTTGCGGTCGGCGGCGGCGATGAAGCCGGGGATGTCCGTCAGCCAGGTGCGGTGGACGCGGGCGTCGTAGTTGAAGAAGAGGCGGCCGTCGACGATGCGCCAGTGGCGAGGATCGCCCGAGGCGCGGTAGCCCTGCGAGGCTGCCCAGGAGCAATGGCCACCATAGGACGGCGCGTAGCGGTCGGGGGCGGCGGCGAAGGCGTCGCGGGCGGAGGCGGAGGCGAAGCGCCAGGTGGCGTCCTTCCAGGCATGGGTGAAGCGGGCCGAACCGAGGGTGGGCTTCCCATCGGTGTGGAAGGCGACGACGTCGTGGCCGTCGGCGGCAAGGCTCGACAGCGTCGCGGTGTAGATCTCGGGCGCGGCCAGAGCTCGGCGCGGCGAGAGGCCGAGGCCGAGGATGGGCGCAGCGAGCAGGAGCGCGCGGCGGGTGGCAAGCGGGATGGCGCGGTCGGGCATCGGAGACCTCCGGGTTGGAGCCCGGTCAGGCTCCCTGCCCTCCCCTACGCGGCGGAGCCTGCCGCCGTTACAGCGCCGAAAAAGAAACCGGCGGCGCTCCTCACGGAACGCCGCCGGCTTGAAGCCAGACCTGCCGGCCGGATCACTCGACGAAGACGGTTTCGCGCTTCTTGGTGATCGAGGGCAGGAAGGAGATGATGATCAGCACCACGGCGATGGCGATGAGCGCCGCCGAGATCGGCCGGTTCACCACGTCGACGAAGACCGACCAGTCGCCGCGCGACATGAGGATGGAGCGGCGCAGGTACTCCTCCATCAGCTTGCCGAGCACGAAGCCGAGCAGCAGCGGCGCGACCTCGAAGCCCATCTTGATGAAGGCGTAGCCGACCAGGCCGAAGAAGGCGGTGATCATCACGTCGAAGGGGTTGTTGTTCACCGAGTAGATGCCGATGCAGCAGAACATCAGGATCGAGGGGAACAGCATGCGGTAGGGCACCTTGAGCAGCTTCACCCAGATGCCGATCATCGGCAGGTTGATGACGAGCAGCATGAGGTTGCCGATCCACATCGAGGCGATCATGCCCCAGAAGAGATCCGGCCGCTTTTCCATGACCTGCGGGCCGGGCACGATGCCGTGGATGGTCATGGCGCCGACCATCAGCGCCATCACGGCGTTGGGCGGAATGCCGAGGGTGAGCAGCGGAATGAAGGAGGTCTGCGCGCCGGCATTGTTGGCGCTCTCAGGACCGGCAACGCCCTCGATCGCGCCCTTGCCGAAGCGGGACGGATCCTTGGCGAGCTTCTTCTCCATCGTGTAGCTGGCGAAGGGGCCGAG encodes:
- a CDS encoding AprI/Inh family metalloprotease inhibitor codes for the protein MALRPAALLLCAVALAGCTSSSRFGDFSSASAPSGSDRFGRSDAPVQPQIQPAPSDDIIPGGQPGGSGTIESQEIAPPTASGRSDVGAPAIDQALAPSQPGAQPQIMQPEPPRGGQPASPPVVSAMPRQERAAPAATTVAGTWTVSDAGDRCRITLTSTPLFEFYRASPQNCRAPSLARINAWEQRGSEIVLLQPGGRVAARLSPQGSGYSGATATGAPVSMER
- the hflK gene encoding FtsH protease activity modulator HflK, coding for MPWNNQGSGGPWGGGGGNGGGGPRGPWGQGPQGGGSGGGGGQPPDLEELIRRSQERLKNVLPGGGGNVGAKGIAFIAVLGALIYGLTGFYTVSQNEVGVNTVFGRHIGNAAPGLNWNPPAPFGLVIKVPVTDVRRTEVGYRSGGGPRGGNREVLEESLMLTGDENIVDIDLEVQWDVNAAQVANFVFQLQNPEGTVKAVAESALREAVGRRNIQNILTTDQAAIAGEIRQIMQRIMDDYRSGVNIRVVQLVSALPPAQVRNSFLDVNAAQQDQNRVQNEARTYANQVVPEARGRASQILQEAEAYRDRVVAEANGQASRFTQVLEQYKLAPNVTRERMFLETMERIFGGTDKVIIDQSGGNGVQPFLPLDQLLRRQAPEAARPQR
- a CDS encoding succinate dehydrogenase iron-sulfur subunit, yielding MAQFTLPKNSKITEGKTWPKPAGSNRLSEFRIYRWNPDDGANPRIDTYYVDRDDCGPMVLDGLIWIKNKVDPTLTFRRSCREGICGSCAMNIDGTNTLACTKGMDEVKGGQVKIYPLPHMPVVKDLVPDLTRFYAQHASIEPWLKTTTAQPEKEWRQSKEDREKLDGLYECILCACCSTSCPSYWWNGDRYLGPAILLQAYRWLIDSRDEATGERLDNLEDPFRLYRCHTIMNCSKACPKGLNPAKAIAEIKKMMVARQV
- a CDS encoding dihydrofolate reductase produces the protein MSQVTSAKTPIVLVAAVAANGAIGRDNRLLWRLKSDMAHFRATTAGKPLVMGRKTFESFGGKPLPRRLNIVASRQPGLTLPGAVVTGSLEEALAIARAEALRSGADGIAVLGGADIYAQSMALADRLVITHVEASPEADAFFPAIDPAVWMGTELFRTAAGPGDDHAFRVVDYRRTSG
- a CDS encoding TerC family protein — translated: MDLILSFLTADFIGKPAWLWLGFLAIVGALLVFDLGVLHKEDKELGVRESLVLSAFYIAIAVAFGAWVWWSMGSQSGIEYFTGYALEKALSIDNVFVISIIFGYFAIPAKYQYRALLWGILAVLVLRGIMIGLGAALVQQYEWVLYIFGAFLIITGIKMLMVGESEQDVSQNPVVKFLSKRMRITQELHGADFFVTKPDPATGKMVRFATPLFLALVVINLADLVFAVDSVPAIFAITTDTYIVFTANIMAILGLRALYFALAAMVHRFEYLKYALAIVLVFIGAKIFWNQMVGKLDPAISLGVTLALIGGGVLFSLWKTRGQAAGSHGHSHG
- the hflC gene encoding protease modulator HflC is translated as MNSSLKLGFGIVAALALFALANSFFIVQMTQHAIVLRFGQVVRQPISEPGLYFKVPFIENVVTVDKRILDLDLPVQTVLSTDRQNLDVDAFARYRITQPLRFFQTVRTVPNANTRLASFVNSSMRNIIAGATMSQLIRTERDRLMNRIQEEVNREAGTLGVEIVDLRLTRVDLPQVNQEAVFNRMQTERRQEAADLRATGNQAAVTIRARADREVVGILAEANRRAEEVRGGGDAERNKIFAEAYNRDPDFFSFYRSMQAYEQSIKQGDTRLVLSPNSEFFRYFGDATGHRARPQPAPEAPRN
- a CDS encoding YHS domain-containing (seleno)protein; translation: MPDRAIPLATRRALLLAAPILGLGLSPRRALAAPEIYTATLSSLAADGHDVVAFHTDGKPTLGSARFTHAWKDATWRFASASARDAFAAAPDRYAPSYGGHCSWAASQGYRASGDPRHWRIVDGRLFFNYDARVHRTWLTDIPGFIAAADRNWPKLL
- a CDS encoding thymidylate synthase, yielding MRQYHDLMEHVLRHGVRKDDRTGTGTISVFGHQMRFDLSEGFPMVTTKKLHLKSIIHELLWFLKGDTNIAYLKANGVSIWDEWADAEGNLGPVYGKQWRSWAAPDGRTIDQIAGLVAMLRKNPDSRRLIVSAWNPADVEAMALPPCHCLFQFYVADGKLSCQLYQRSADIFLGVPFNIASYALLTLMLAQVTGLKPGDFVHTLGDAHLYANHIEQAELQLTRPLRPLPTMQLNPAVTDLFGFTFEDFTLVGYDPHPAIKAPVAV
- a CDS encoding DUF2065 domain-containing protein codes for the protein MKDFFVAVGLVLVIEGLILAAFPSRIRDALETMRVTPDQQLRLVGLIAAVIGLGVVWWVRG
- a CDS encoding pyrophosphatase, giving the protein MSTGLASLQQRLERISRQYEQAFGIPPGDDWIVFKLQEELGELTQAYLAATGRSRHRLDSTEARAALSAEIADVLGFVLALAERLEIDAEAVLAAKWLKHERD
- the nhaR gene encoding transcriptional activator NhaR codes for the protein MINYKQLHYFWRVAKAGSIARAATQLHLAPQTISAQISTLEDQLGAQLFKRVGRGLELTPAGELTLSYADEIFQIGRELEANLRNQADGKDILFRVGVADVVPKSIAYRLLAPGLTAGRVRMVCREDKLERLFAEIAVHRLDLVIADRPLPPALGVKGHSHSLGRTRIAFFAAADLADRYREGFPQSLSGAPMLIAGEGSTMQMGLTRWFSEQGIEPRIVGEFEDSALMKAFGQAGMGIFPAPAVLADEMAGQFSSSLLGEVEGITVEYFAISVERKLSHPAVVAISEAAKADRGR